The stretch of DNA CTCCGATTCCATTTCCTGCGGCGAGGCCGCGCGCCAGCTGGTCTGCACCGACATCTGCGGGCGCTCGATGTCGGGGAACAGCTGCAGCGGCAGCTTGAACAGGCTCATCAGCCCGAATGCGCAGACCATGGCCACGATCACCGCGACGGCAGCGGGGTTTCGTAGCGAGGCGTCGGTGAGTTTCATCGGCGTGATCCGCGGGGGAGTGCGGTGCGCACGATGCGCCGCCGCGCTTACCGCGCAGATGGCCCGTAAGTCACGCGGAATCGGACTTTGCGTTGAATGGTGGTTCGGGCGCGCTGAAGCGTTTCGGCGGCACGGAGGGTGCAGATCTGGCCCGCTTCTTGCCACGGGCGAGACTGACGAGCCCGAGTTCGATCGTGAACGGGCGCCGGAGGGGACGTTCGGAGCGGGTTGGCGTTACAGCAGCAGATCGAGCTTGTCGCGATGGCTGCGCGACAGCTTCAGCTCCTGCCCGCAGTCCAGGCGCAGGTAGCCCTCGCCGTTCGTGTGCGGACGCATTTCGACCACGCGACGGGCGTTGACTATCGTCGAGCGGTGGATGCGCGGGAAGCGCTGCGGGTCCAGCTGCTTTTCCAGGTCGCGCATGGTCGCGCGCAGCACCAGCGTTTCGCTGTCGGTGTGGATGCACATGTAATCGCCCGCCGCGTCGATCCAGCGGATGCTGCCCAGGTCGACGCGAACGGTGCGCCCGCCATCGCGCACGGCGAGCTTGTCTTCGCGCCGCAGCTGTTCGAGCGCATCGGGTTTCAGCGCCTCGTCCAGGTCGAGCATCGGATGGCCGCTGAGTTCACTCAGCAGGCCCAGCAGGTGCGCGCAGTGGCCGCGGGCTTCGCGTTGCGAATGCGCCTGCCTGACCTTGGCCAGCGCCTGGTGCAAACGCGCGTCGTCCACGGGCTTGAGCAGGTAGTCGGTGGCGGAGGCTTCGAAGGCGCGGATGGCGTAGTGGTCGTAGGCGGTGACGAACACCACCAGCGGCATCTCGACCGCGGGGATGCTGCGCAGGGTCTCGAAGCCGTCCATGCCGGGCATTTGCACGTCGAGGAACATCAGGTCCGGGCGATGCTCGCGCAGGCCGGCGATCGCCGCGGCGCCATCGCCGTACTGGCCGACGAGCTCGATGTCGGCGTGGTCGGCCAGGCGGATCTCCAGGCCGCGCCGCGCCAGCGGCTCGTCGTCGACGACTATCGCGCGCAGTTTCGTCGCCGCCTCGGCCGCGTGGTGTGCGCCGTTGCCGTTGTGACCGCGTTCGTTTCTCGCCCGGTCCATGCTCACGCTCACTCGCCGATCGTCTGGGAGGTTTCGAACGGCAGGCGCAGCGTGACTTCGATGCCGCGCTCGCGGTTGCGCACGCCGAAACCGCTGGCTTCGCCGTAGAGCACGCTCAGGCGCTCGCGCGTGTTGCGCAGGCCCACGCCCTTGCCGGCCGGCAGCTCTCCGCCCTCCAGCGAATTACAGCCCGGGCCGTCGTCGATCACGCGCAGTACCAGCTGCGCGCCTTCGCGCTCGGCCTCGATGCGCAGCAGGCCACCTGCGATCTGCTTGGCCACCGCGTACTTGATGGCGTTCTCGACCAGGGGTTGCAGCAGCAGGCTCGGCAGCAGCGCGCGCCAGCAATCCTCGTCGATGGAGGTCTCGATGCGCAGGCGCTCGGCGAAGCGGATCTTCTCGATGTCCAGGTACAGCGTCAGCGCGTCGAGTTCCTGGCGCAGCGTCACGCGCTGCATCGGATCGTTGTCGAGCGAGTGGCGCAGGAACGCCGAGAGTCCCTGCACCATGCGGTTGGCCGTGGCGTTGTCGCGATCGAGGATCAGCGTAGAGATCGCGTTGAGCGTGTTGAAGAGGAAATGCGGGTTGAGCTGGTAGCGCAGCATCTTCAGCTGCGCCTGGTGGGCCATGGTGCGTGCCGCCAGCGCGCGCCGGGTTTCGTCCTGCAACTGGCCGTAGTACTTCACGCCCAGGTACAGGCCGACCCAGGCGAGCACGACGTAGATGTAACTCAGCGCATAGGCGACGTAGGCGGCGCGGTTGGCCGGCACGCAGGTTTCGCAGAATTCGACCAGCACTGTGCGCGTCGTCAGGTCCATCACCGCCGAGCTGGCGAGGATCGGGACCACCATCACCATCATCAGCCGCCGCGGCGGCAGGCCCCAGCAGGCGCGCAGCAGGTAGCGCAGGCCGAGAGTGGCGATCGCACCGGTGGCGGCCGCGGTCAGCGGCACGATCCAGTAGCCCGATGGCTTGCCGTGGGCGATGGCGGACAGGTAGCCCAGCGAGAAATAGGCGATCCAGCCACCCAGGTGGAGCAGCCAGAACAGGTGCTGGCGAGGCAGGTCGAGCGGGTGGGATGCAGCGATGGCCATGGGCGCAGCGGGTCTGGCGGTACAGGACCCAGATGCTACGCCTGCCCGGGTGGGGGGCTGGCAACGGCTCGGCGCGGGGGAGGCACGGTTCGCCGCGAGGGAAGGCCCCCGTTCGTCCTGAGCGTAGCGCCGCAGGCGCGGAGTCGAAGGACCCGGGCCGACAGCGCTGCGGGCGGTCCTTCGACTTCGCTGCGCTACGCTCAGGACGAACGGGTGTGTGGGTTACTGCGGCGGCGATGCCAGCTCGCGTGCGTCCAGGTAACCGTCGCGATTGCGGTCCTGGCGGCCGAAGGTGATCGCCAGCGTCTGCCGGTGCTCGGCCAGGCTGACCGGCTTGCCGCGTCCACCGGGAAGTTCGGCCGGGACCAGCACGCCGTCGCCGTCGGCATCCATGCGGGTGAAGGCGTAGCTCATCCAGTCCTGGTACTCGGGCAAGGCGATGCGCCCGTCGCCGTCGCCGTCCATGCGCGACAGGTAGTCGCCGGTGGCCTGCACCTGCGCTGACGCCACCACCGGCATCAGAGCCAGCGCCAGCAGCAGCGCAAAAGAAACGCCCGCACCTTTCGGCACGGGCGTGTCATTGCGCAACACCGGAGGCATCACGCGCGAGGTGCTCAGGCGTGTGCCGGTGCGAGGGCGTAGCCCTTCAGCCGCGCCGAGAATGCCTGCAGTGCTTGGTTGCCACTGGCCTCGGCCTCGGTGCACCAGGCGTGCAGCTTGGTCAGCGTGGCCTGGGCGTCGTGCGAGCGCTCGTCGAGCACCTGCGCCAGGCGCTGACGGAAGTCCGCCAGCGTGGCCATGCTCGGGCGCTCGGCGAGCCAGGCCTGCAGCTTGGCGCGCTTGTCGTCGTCGAGCCAGCGGCCGTCATCGGCAAGGCCCTGGCGCAGGCTGCGCGGCAGCTTGAACTTGGCCTCGCGCAGCGCCGGCAGGGTGACGTTGCGGTAGTAGTCGGTCATCGCCTGGAAGCGGATCGCCAGCAGTGCCTTCAGCGTCTCGCCGTCGGGCATGGCGATGTTCGGGCGCACGTCCAAAGTGGGTGCGACGCGCAGGACCTTGGCCAGGCCGACAGACTCCAGCAGCTTGATCGCGCTCCAGCCGATGTCGAATTCGAACTTGCGCAGCGCGAACTTGGCCGAGCTCGGGAAGGCGTGGTGGTTGTTGTGCAGCTCTTCGCCGCCGATCCAGAAACCCCACGGGGTGAGGTTGGTGGCGGTGTCGGTGGTCTCGAAGTTGCGGTAACCCCACCAGTGACCCAGGCCGTTGACCACGCCTGCGGCCCAGAACGGGATCCACAGCATCTGGATCGCCCACACGGCGACGCCGGCGAAACCGAACAGGGCGAAGCTGGCGAACAGCAGCACCACCGGCCCCATCGTTGCGTGGCGGGTGTAGAGGTTGCGTTCGATCCAGTCGTCCGGGCAGCCCTTGCCGTACTTCTCGATGTCATCGCGCTGCGCGCGCGCTTCGCGGTACAGCTCCACGCCGCGCCACATCACCGTGTCGATGCCCTTGAACTGCGGGCTGTGCGGGTCTTCCTCGGTCTCGCACTTGGCGTGGTGCTTGCGATGGATCGCCGCCCACTCGCGCGTGATCATCGAGGTGGTCAGCCACGTCCAGAAGCGGAAGAAATGCGCCAGCACCGGATGGAAGTCGACGGAGCGATGCGCCATCGATCGGTGCAGATAGAGCGTGACCGAGAAGATCGTCAGCTGGGTGACGACCAGGAGGTAAACGAGCAGCTCGACCCAACTGGCCTGGAGGAT from Lysobacter arenosi encodes:
- a CDS encoding DesA family fatty acid desaturase: MFVSSLLDFLAGGILQASWVELLVYLLVVTQLTIFSVTLYLHRSMAHRSVDFHPVLAHFFRFWTWLTTSMITREWAAIHRKHHAKCETEEDPHSPQFKGIDTVMWRGVELYREARAQRDDIEKYGKGCPDDWIERNLYTRHATMGPVVLLFASFALFGFAGVAVWAIQMLWIPFWAAGVVNGLGHWWGYRNFETTDTATNLTPWGFWIGGEELHNNHHAFPSSAKFALRKFEFDIGWSAIKLLESVGLAKVLRVAPTLDVRPNIAMPDGETLKALLAIRFQAMTDYYRNVTLPALREAKFKLPRSLRQGLADDGRWLDDDKRAKLQAWLAERPSMATLADFRQRLAQVLDERSHDAQATLTKLHAWCTEAEASGNQALQAFSARLKGYALAPAHA
- a CDS encoding LytR/AlgR family response regulator transcription factor, with translation MSVSMDRARNERGHNGNGAHHAAEAATKLRAIVVDDEPLARRGLEIRLADHADIELVGQYGDGAAAIAGLREHRPDLMFLDVQMPGMDGFETLRSIPAVEMPLVVFVTAYDHYAIRAFEASATDYLLKPVDDARLHQALAKVRQAHSQREARGHCAHLLGLLSELSGHPMLDLDEALKPDALEQLRREDKLAVRDGGRTVRVDLGSIRWIDAAGDYMCIHTDSETLVLRATMRDLEKQLDPQRFPRIHRSTIVNARRVVEMRPHTNGEGYLRLDCGQELKLSRSHRDKLDLLL
- a CDS encoding sensor histidine kinase is translated as MAIAASHPLDLPRQHLFWLLHLGGWIAYFSLGYLSAIAHGKPSGYWIVPLTAAATGAIATLGLRYLLRACWGLPPRRLMMVMVVPILASSAVMDLTTRTVLVEFCETCVPANRAAYVAYALSYIYVVLAWVGLYLGVKYYGQLQDETRRALAARTMAHQAQLKMLRYQLNPHFLFNTLNAISTLILDRDNATANRMVQGLSAFLRHSLDNDPMQRVTLRQELDALTLYLDIEKIRFAERLRIETSIDEDCWRALLPSLLLQPLVENAIKYAVAKQIAGGLLRIEAEREGAQLVLRVIDDGPGCNSLEGGELPAGKGVGLRNTRERLSVLYGEASGFGVRNRERGIEVTLRLPFETSQTIGE